One part of the Nitrosophilus kaiyonis genome encodes these proteins:
- a CDS encoding leucyl aminopeptidase, which yields MKFELIEKKLSDIDADIEIVFVVDKNFDHKWVKDKDELDILNFKGESEEIAFLPHQKRVYVGVKNLDHDEIRIAAAKAIKTIKNKKYKSAKAGVYIQNCPVTNIKAFVEGAIFGEYEFDKFKSKKEKSKLEIIYIAKEDYSDKNFTTKNAKKSINEAIIVAEATNFVKDLVNTPPNEITPKALAKIAKDMAKEEDIECKILDEKDLEKENMGAFLAVAKASSNPPRLIHLSYKPKNPKAKIAIVGKGLTYDSGGLSLKPSDYMVTMKSDKSGACAVLGIIKAAKKLDIPVEIHAIAGAAENMIGGNAYKPDDILKAKNGKTIEVRNTDAEGRLVLADCLCYAQEKIKPDYILDLATLTGACVVALGEYTTGVMGHNDELKKSMLEAAKSSGELAGELPFNRYLPKLLESKIADICNISSSRYGGAITAALFLSEFIEEKNKDKWLHLDIAGPAYVEKEWGYNSFGAGGAGVRMVVKWLQKEFVFNKKHP from the coding sequence ATGAAATTTGAACTTATTGAAAAAAAATTAAGCGATATTGATGCTGATATTGAGATAGTTTTTGTTGTTGATAAAAATTTTGATCATAAGTGGGTAAAAGATAAAGATGAACTTGATATTTTAAATTTTAAAGGTGAATCTGAAGAGATAGCTTTTTTACCTCATCAAAAAAGAGTATATGTTGGTGTCAAAAATTTAGACCATGATGAGATAAGAATTGCAGCAGCAAAAGCAATAAAAACAATAAAAAATAAAAAATATAAAAGTGCAAAAGCTGGAGTTTATATTCAAAACTGCCCTGTAACAAATATAAAAGCTTTTGTTGAAGGTGCTATTTTTGGTGAGTATGAATTTGATAAATTTAAAAGCAAAAAAGAAAAAAGTAAACTTGAAATAATATATATTGCAAAAGAGGATTATAGTGATAAAAATTTCACTACAAAAAATGCAAAAAAAAGTATAAATGAGGCTATAATTGTTGCTGAAGCCACAAATTTTGTAAAAGATCTTGTCAATACACCTCCAAATGAAATAACACCAAAAGCTTTGGCAAAAATTGCAAAAGATATGGCAAAAGAAGAAGATATAGAGTGTAAAATATTGGATGAAAAAGATCTTGAAAAAGAGAATATGGGAGCTTTTTTAGCAGTAGCTAAAGCGAGTTCAAATCCTCCAAGGCTTATTCATTTATCATACAAACCAAAAAATCCAAAAGCAAAAATTGCAATAGTAGGTAAAGGTTTGACTTACGATAGTGGAGGTTTGAGTCTTAAACCTAGTGATTATATGGTTACAATGAAAAGCGATAAAAGTGGGGCTTGTGCAGTTTTAGGAATTATAAAAGCAGCAAAAAAATTAGATATTCCAGTAGAAATACATGCAATTGCTGGAGCTGCAGAAAATATGATAGGAGGCAATGCATATAAACCTGATGATATATTAAAAGCTAAAAATGGAAAAACGATAGAGGTTAGAAATACTGATGCTGAAGGAAGACTAGTTTTAGCTGATTGCTTATGTTATGCTCAAGAAAAAATTAAACCTGATTACATTTTAGATCTTGCTACATTAACTGGTGCTTGTGTTGTTGCTCTTGGTGAATATACAACAGGAGTTATGGGACATAATGATGAACTTAAAAAAAGCATGCTCGAAGCTGCAAAATCAAGTGGAGAATTAGCAGGCGAGCTTCCATTTAATAGATATCTACCAAAACTTCTTGAATCTAAAATTGCTGATATATGCAATATAAGCTCTAGCAGATATGGAGGAGCTATAACAGCAGCTCTGTTTCTTAGCGAATTTATTGAAGAAAAAAACAAAGACAAATGGCTACATCTTGATATTGCAGGTCCTGCATATGTAGAAAAGGAGTGGGGATATAACTCTTTTGGTGCAGGTGGGGCTGGAGTTAGAATGGTAGTAAAATGGCTACAAAAA
- a CDS encoding DedA family protein, with protein sequence MKKFFDKNREHFINASLILVFLVIGFIGYELYNAPGENLEAKFIYLLKTYGYVILFIWSIMEGETGLVMAGVMSHTGDMNLVLSIIVAALGGFTGDQIYFYIGRFNKKYIHKQLISQRRKFALAHLLLKKYGWPVIFIQRYMYGLRTVLPMAIGLTRYSAKKFALINLVSAFVWASVTIIPSYIFGEEILNIVNWAKHHWYIALPIAVIIGGGLYYYFHKATEK encoded by the coding sequence ATGAAAAAATTTTTTGATAAAAATAGAGAACATTTTATAAATGCTTCATTAATTCTTGTTTTTTTAGTTATTGGATTTATTGGATATGAGTTATATAATGCACCAGGAGAAAATTTAGAAGCAAAATTTATATATCTATTAAAAACATATGGATATGTAATTTTATTTATATGGTCAATTATGGAGGGAGAAACTGGCCTTGTAATGGCTGGAGTTATGAGCCATACAGGCGATATGAATCTTGTTTTATCTATAATTGTTGCAGCTCTTGGAGGATTTACTGGTGACCAGATATATTTTTATATAGGAAGATTTAATAAAAAATATATCCATAAACAATTAATTAGCCAGAGAAGAAAATTTGCTTTAGCTCATCTTTTATTAAAAAAATATGGATGGCCTGTTATTTTTATACAAAGATATATGTACGGGCTAAGAACAGTTTTACCTATGGCAATAGGTTTAACGAGATACAGTGCAAAAAAATTTGCTCTTATTAATCTTGTAAGTGCTTTTGTTTGGGCAAGTGTTACAATTATTCCATCTTATATTTTTGGAGAAGAGATTTTAAATATAGTAAATTGGGCAAAACATCACTGGTATATTGCACTTCCAATTGCAGTAATTATTGGTGGAGGATTATATTATTATTTTCATAAAGCAACGGAAAAATAA
- the trpB gene encoding tryptophan synthase subunit beta gives MYIPKKSEYDPDSFGHFGKFGGRYVPETLMPILFELENDYKNIRFDEEFWKEARYYLENYVGRPSPLYYAKNISEELGATIYLKREDLNHTGAHKINNTILQGLVAKRLGKKKVIAETGAGQHGVATATMAALFGLECEIFMGEKDVKRQELNVFRMKLLGAKVHAVKNGSRTLKDAMNEAIRYWVTNARDTFYVIGTVAGPHPYPMMVRDFQGIIGYEAKAQILKAENRLPDFVIACIGGGSNAMGIFNEFLDEKQTQCIGIEAGGLGLDTNKHGASLAKGSPGVLHGQMSYVLQDDDGQILEAHSISAGLDYPGIGPEHSYLKDLGIVKYDTITDEEAMDAFVWLSQKEGIIPAFESSHAVAYLKKMQNIENSLIIVNLSGRGDKDMIQAKELLHFD, from the coding sequence ATGTATATACCAAAAAAAAGTGAATATGACCCAGATAGTTTTGGACATTTTGGAAAATTTGGTGGAAGATATGTTCCTGAAACATTAATGCCAATTCTGTTTGAACTAGAAAATGATTATAAAAATATAAGATTTGATGAAGAGTTTTGGAAAGAGGCAAGATACTATCTTGAAAATTATGTTGGAAGACCAAGCCCTCTATATTATGCAAAAAATATATCAGAAGAGCTTGGAGCAACGATATATTTAAAAAGAGAGGATTTAAACCATACAGGTGCTCATAAAATAAACAATACAATTTTACAAGGACTTGTTGCAAAAAGACTTGGTAAGAAAAAGGTTATTGCCGAAACAGGTGCTGGCCAACATGGAGTTGCAACAGCTACTATGGCAGCTCTTTTTGGACTAGAATGTGAAATATTTATGGGCGAAAAAGATGTAAAAAGACAAGAATTAAATGTTTTTAGAATGAAACTTCTTGGTGCAAAAGTTCATGCAGTTAAAAATGGATCAAGAACACTTAAAGATGCAATGAATGAAGCTATTAGATATTGGGTTACAAATGCAAGAGACACTTTTTATGTAATAGGAACAGTTGCAGGGCCTCACCCATATCCTATGATGGTTAGAGATTTTCAAGGAATTATAGGATATGAAGCAAAAGCTCAAATTTTAAAAGCAGAAAATAGACTTCCAGATTTTGTTATTGCTTGTATTGGCGGTGGAAGTAATGCTATGGGTATATTTAATGAGTTTTTAGATGAAAAGCAAACCCAGTGTATTGGAATAGAGGCTGGTGGTCTTGGACTTGATACAAATAAGCATGGTGCAAGTTTGGCAAAAGGAAGTCCTGGAGTTTTACATGGTCAGATGAGTTATGTTTTGCAAGATGATGATGGACAAATTTTAGAAGCTCACTCAATTAGTGCTGGTCTTGATTATCCAGGCATTGGACCTGAGCACTCCTATTTGAAAGATTTGGGTATTGTAAAATATGACACAATAACAGATGAAGAAGCAATGGATGCTTTTGTATGGCTTAGTCAAAAAGAGGGAATTATACCTGCATTTGAAAGCTCTCATGCAGTTGCTTATCTAAAAAAGATGCAAAATATAGAAAACTCTTTAATTATAGTAAATTTATCTGGTCGTGGTGATAAAGACATGATACAGGCAAAAGAGCTTTTACATTTTGATTAA
- a CDS encoding adenine phosphoribosyltransferase yields the protein MKELTKEQKDFLLSSIRDVPDFPKPGIIFKDVTTLLNNKKAFTLLMDHLEERYKNYDLDFIAGIESRGFIFGAALATRLGIGFVPVRKKGKLPYTTVSEKYALEYGFDEIEIHIDAFREIKDAKVLLIDDLIATGGTAEAAAKLIKKIHEDVVEACFIINLKFLKGEEKLKNLTKVYSVLEIG from the coding sequence ATGAAAGAGTTAACAAAAGAGCAAAAGGATTTTCTATTATCTTCAATTAGAGATGTACCAGATTTTCCAAAGCCAGGAATTATTTTTAAAGATGTAACTACTCTTTTAAATAATAAAAAAGCTTTTACTCTTTTAATGGATCATTTGGAAGAGAGATATAAAAATTATGATCTAGACTTCATCGCTGGAATAGAGAGTAGAGGTTTTATTTTTGGAGCTGCTCTTGCAACAAGACTTGGTATAGGATTTGTACCAGTTAGAAAAAAGGGTAAACTTCCTTATACTACAGTTAGTGAAAAATATGCTTTAGAATACGGTTTTGACGAGATAGAGATTCATATTGATGCTTTTAGAGAGATAAAAGATGCAAAAGTACTTTTGATAGATGATTTAATTGCAACAGGTGGTACAGCAGAAGCAGCAGCTAAACTTATAAAAAAGATTCATGAAGATGTTGTGGAAGCTTGTTTTATTATAAATCTAAAATTTTTAAAAGGCGAAGAGAAATTAAAAAATCTAACAAAAGTATATAGCGTATTGGAGATTGGATAA
- the rpiB gene encoding ribose 5-phosphate isomerase B, with protein MKVYIATDHAGFAVKEFVKKLFLEKGYVVEDLGPDNDKRVDYPDFAQKVAQKVAENPGSQGVLICGTGIGMSIAANKIKGIRAAEVHDYYTAKMARAHNDANILCFGERVVGKGEIESIVNAWCETEFEGGRHEERVKKIMALEE; from the coding sequence ATGAAAGTCTATATTGCAACAGATCATGCAGGTTTTGCAGTTAAAGAGTTTGTAAAAAAGCTTTTTTTAGAAAAAGGTTACGTGGTTGAAGATTTAGGTCCAGATAATGATAAAAGAGTTGATTATCCAGACTTTGCACAAAAAGTTGCACAAAAAGTAGCAGAAAATCCAGGTAGTCAAGGCGTTTTGATATGCGGTACTGGCATTGGTATGAGTATAGCAGCTAATAAAATAAAAGGAATAAGAGCGGCAGAAGTTCATGATTACTATACTGCGAAAATGGCAAGGGCACATAATGATGCAAATATCTTATGTTTTGGCGAAAGAGTTGTTGGTAAAGGAGAAATTGAATCTATAGTTAATGCCTGGTGCGAAACGGAATTTGAAGGTGGAAGACACGAAGAAAGAGTTAAAAAAATAATGGCTTTAGAAGAATAA
- a CDS encoding site-2 protease family protein, with product MDTLKIINIIAMVLALAVSIIGHEIMHGLIAYKYGDDTAKRAGRLSINPIKHIDLVGTIIVPALLFLSNAGFLFGWAKPVPVNMRIVLKNGGENGAIAVSLAGVTYNFILALFSAVLISIIGKPESLISTFFFLFLAHSVLINVVLGVFNLWPIPPLDGANALIYFAQKLKIKSIVDFYHKIFPYGMIILIIIIATPLSAILFIPVYYILILLSFVSGIDMISLINTIERI from the coding sequence TTGGATACATTAAAAATTATAAATATCATTGCAATGGTCCTTGCTTTGGCTGTATCAATTATTGGCCATGAAATAATGCATGGACTTATTGCATATAAATATGGCGATGATACTGCAAAAAGAGCAGGAAGACTAAGCATAAATCCTATAAAACACATAGATTTGGTAGGTACTATAATAGTTCCGGCTCTTCTTTTTTTAAGTAATGCTGGATTTTTATTTGGATGGGCTAAACCAGTACCTGTAAATATGAGGATAGTTTTAAAAAATGGTGGCGAAAATGGAGCAATTGCTGTAAGTTTAGCTGGTGTTACATATAATTTTATATTAGCTCTTTTTAGTGCAGTTTTAATATCTATTATAGGTAAGCCTGAGTCTTTAATTTCAACCTTTTTCTTTCTTTTTTTAGCACATTCAGTACTGATAAATGTTGTTCTTGGAGTATTTAATCTTTGGCCAATACCGCCACTAGATGGAGCCAATGCATTAATCTATTTTGCTCAAAAATTAAAAATAAAAAGTATAGTCGATTTTTATCATAAAATTTTTCCATATGGCATGATAATTTTAATTATAATAATAGCAACTCCGTTAAGTGCAATTTTATTTATTCCTGTTTATTATATTTTAATTTTATTATCTTTTGTTAGTGGAATAGATATGATATCATTAATAAATACAATAGAAAGGATTTAA
- the lepB gene encoding signal peptidase I, with protein MKDRLIKFYHWSNTWTGTIVIVLLVIFFVAQAFVIPSGSMKNTLLIGDHLFVKKFAYGIPTPHIPWLEIPVLPDFDKDGHIIAGDKPKRGDIVIFRYPVNEKIHYVKRCVAVGGDYLFIHNKDLYLHPHEGNEFILKNYPKKSIVEINGLLWVKNPYQKDHPGIHHDPNVINDGRYPQEIFNFGPIEVPKDEFFMMGDNRDHSNDSRFWGSVPYRLIVGKPWFIYFSWDKNYEIRWDRMGKSVKQIEEEMKKSLDISH; from the coding sequence TTGAAAGATAGATTGATAAAATTTTATCATTGGTCAAACACTTGGACTGGAACAATTGTTATTGTATTGCTTGTTATCTTTTTTGTAGCTCAAGCTTTTGTTATTCCAAGTGGAAGTATGAAAAATACTCTATTAATTGGTGATCATCTTTTTGTTAAAAAATTTGCTTATGGAATACCTACCCCTCATATTCCTTGGCTTGAAATTCCAGTTCTTCCAGATTTTGACAAAGATGGACATATAATTGCTGGAGATAAGCCAAAAAGAGGGGACATTGTTATTTTTAGATATCCTGTAAATGAAAAGATCCATTATGTAAAAAGATGTGTAGCAGTTGGAGGCGATTATCTATTTATCCATAATAAAGATCTATATCTTCATCCACATGAAGGAAATGAATTTATTTTAAAAAATTATCCTAAAAAGAGTATTGTTGAAATAAATGGTCTTTTATGGGTTAAAAATCCTTATCAAAAAGATCATCCTGGAATTCATCATGATCCAAATGTTATCAATGATGGAAGATATCCTCAAGAGATTTTCAATTTTGGACCAATTGAAGTACCAAAAGATGAATTTTTCATGATGGGTGATAATAGAGACCATAGTAATGATAGTAGATTTTGGGGAAGCGTTCCTTATAGACTAATTGTTGGAAAACCATGGTTTATCTATTTTAGCTGGGATAAAAATTATGAAATAAGATGGGATAGAATGGGAAAAAGTGTAAAACAGATTGAAGAGGAAATGAAAAAGAGTTTAGACATTAGTCATTAG
- the folD gene encoding bifunctional methylenetetrahydrofolate dehydrogenase/methenyltetrahydrofolate cyclohydrolase FolD — protein sequence MTILDGKALSLKIKNEIKEEVAKLKKEKNIVPGLAVILVGNDPASHTYVKMKAKACKEVGIYSITHEMPESISQDEIIETILMMNKNPNIDGILVQLPLPNHIDTTKILEVIDPKKDVDGFHPYNFGRLNQGLDSFVPCTPLGVMELLKEYKIDVKGKDACVVGASNIVGKPMAALLLNEFATVDICHIFTKDLKAHTKNADILVVGVGKPNLITEDMVKDGAIVIDIGINKLENGKIVGDVDFENVSKKASFITPVPGGVGPMTIAMLLKNTLKAAKNR from the coding sequence ATGACTATTTTAGATGGAAAAGCTCTCTCTTTAAAAATAAAAAATGAGATAAAAGAGGAAGTTGCAAAACTTAAAAAAGAGAAAAATATTGTTCCTGGTTTAGCAGTTATTTTAGTTGGAAATGACCCTGCAAGCCATACTTATGTAAAAATGAAAGCAAAAGCTTGTAAAGAGGTTGGAATATATTCAATTACTCATGAAATGCCTGAGAGCATCTCTCAAGACGAGATAATAGAAACTATTTTAATGATGAATAAAAATCCAAATATTGATGGAATTTTAGTTCAACTACCTCTTCCAAATCATATAGATACCACAAAAATTTTAGAAGTTATTGATCCTAAAAAAGATGTTGATGGATTTCATCCATACAATTTTGGAAGATTAAATCAAGGACTTGATAGCTTTGTTCCTTGTACTCCTCTTGGAGTTATGGAGCTTTTAAAAGAGTACAAAATCGATGTAAAAGGAAAAGATGCTTGTGTAGTAGGTGCAAGCAATATTGTTGGAAAACCTATGGCAGCTCTTTTATTAAATGAGTTTGCAACAGTTGATATATGCCACATATTTACAAAAGATTTAAAAGCACACACAAAAAATGCTGATATTTTAGTAGTAGGGGTTGGAAAGCCAAATCTAATAACTGAAGATATGGTAAAAGATGGGGCTATTGTTATTGATATAGGAATTAATAAATTGGAAAATGGAAAAATTGTTGGAGATGTTGATTTTGAAAATGTTAGTAAAAAAGCGAGTTTTATAACTCCAGTTCCAGGTGGAGTTGGCCCTATGACAATAGCAATGCTTTTAAAAAATACATTAAAAGCGGCAAAAAATAGATAA
- a CDS encoding c-type cytochrome: MRLILYLFIFSQIFAEDSFITKYEYSKMLYENPRGIGCNKCHGKYGKGKIIAKYKKRKKIYKLKAPDITKVSYKKFYDVLNRRKIKGAMPSYFLTRSEIKALYFYIKSNRKKDGF, translated from the coding sequence TTGAGACTTATTTTATATCTTTTTATATTTTCACAAATTTTTGCAGAAGACTCTTTTATTACTAAATATGAATATTCAAAAATGCTTTATGAAAATCCAAGAGGAATAGGATGCAATAAATGTCATGGCAAATATGGTAAAGGCAAAATTATTGCAAAATATAAAAAAAGAAAAAAGATATATAAATTAAAGGCGCCAGATATAACAAAAGTTAGTTATAAAAAATTTTATGATGTTTTGAATAGAAGGAAAATAAAAGGTGCAATGCCAAGCTATTTTTTAACAAGAAGCGAAATAAAAGCTTTATATTTTTATATTAAATCAAATAGGAAAAAAGATGGTTTTTGA
- a CDS encoding HpcH/HpaI aldolase/citrate lyase family protein, whose amino-acid sequence MVFDEKSINILEEAIKNRNSNSLDSFIMPVKRIKNRKINIKSALMVSAHQVKHMNKLDSLDADIAIINLEDGVSKELKPIALKMAAVFLSNIKSSNSMLVVRINPLDEGGIEEIEFLNRFKPDAIRVPKIRSKNDVKKALRYIDKDIDIHLSIETKEAFLNIEKLKIDDRIKVFYLGILDLLSDLNIYQDILKISNPTIDFILSKFLIETKSIDVFPISFVYQDYKNLEEFERWCIYEKDMGFEAKGCISPKQVEIANRIFSPSIEIIKKAKYIKDIFEKMSKEDITGFKDEKYGFIDEPIYKDALNILKKYS is encoded by the coding sequence ATGGTTTTTGATGAAAAAAGTATTAATATTTTAGAAGAAGCTATAAAAAATAGAAATTCTAATTCTCTTGATAGTTTTATAATGCCTGTTAAGAGAATAAAAAATAGAAAAATTAATATTAAATCTGCTTTAATGGTTTCAGCACATCAGGTTAAACATATGAATAAACTTGACTCTTTAGATGCTGATATTGCAATAATTAATCTAGAAGATGGAGTTAGCAAAGAGTTAAAACCTATTGCTTTAAAAATGGCAGCTGTTTTTTTAAGCAATATAAAATCTTCAAATAGTATGCTAGTTGTTAGAATAAATCCTTTAGATGAGGGAGGTATTGAAGAGATAGAGTTTTTAAATCGATTTAAGCCAGATGCTATAAGAGTTCCAAAAATAAGATCAAAAAATGATGTAAAAAAAGCTTTAAGATATATTGATAAAGATATAGATATTCATCTATCAATAGAGACAAAAGAGGCTTTTTTAAATATTGAAAAACTTAAAATTGATGATAGAATAAAAGTGTTTTATCTTGGTATTTTAGACCTTTTAAGTGATCTGAATATCTATCAAGATATATTAAAAATTTCAAATCCTACAATTGATTTTATATTGAGTAAATTTCTTATTGAGACAAAATCGATAGATGTTTTTCCAATCTCTTTTGTCTATCAAGATTATAAAAATCTTGAAGAGTTTGAGAGATGGTGTATTTATGAAAAAGATATGGGATTTGAAGCAAAGGGGTGTATTTCACCAAAACAGGTTGAAATAGCAAATAGAATCTTTTCTCCATCAATAGAGATAATAAAAAAAGCCAAATATATAAAAGATATTTTTGAAAAGATGAGTAAAGAGGACATAACTGGATTTAAAGATGAAAAATATGGCTTTATAGATGAGCCGATATATAAAGATGCACTCAATATTCTTAAAAAATATAGCTAA
- a CDS encoding GNAT family N-acyltransferase translates to MLIFKEIKIDDPLMEEVYKFRCEVLCEELQYFNKKKFPDKKEKDLYDNNADHFVALDEKNNLIAYLRIIYYSENGFPLENNMQIFKEYEKIPKKKIAELSRMFIKKEHRKIKKSLYILENFLKLFIYKKAKENDIEYFYATLQSNFLRLMKIRNVHFKIIGPLQEYGGKRYPTILSIKDLEKDRADLKKMYGDKK, encoded by the coding sequence ATGTTGATTTTCAAAGAGATAAAAATTGATGATCCATTAATGGAAGAAGTTTATAAATTTAGATGCGAAGTTTTATGTGAGGAACTTCAGTATTTTAATAAAAAAAAATTTCCCGATAAAAAAGAGAAAGATTTGTATGATAATAATGCTGATCATTTTGTAGCATTAGATGAAAAAAATAATTTAATTGCATATTTAAGAATTATTTATTATAGTGAAAATGGTTTTCCTTTGGAAAATAATATGCAAATTTTTAAAGAGTATGAGAAAATCCCTAAAAAGAAAATTGCTGAGTTATCGAGAATGTTTATCAAAAAAGAGCATAGGAAAATAAAAAAAAGTTTATATATTTTAGAAAATTTTTTAAAACTTTTTATTTATAAAAAAGCTAAAGAGAATGATATTGAATATTTTTATGCAACTTTACAAAGTAATTTTTTAAGACTTATGAAAATTAGAAATGTGCATTTTAAAATTATAGGCCCTCTTCAAGAGTATGGTGGAAAAAGATATCCTACAATATTATCTATTAAAGATTTAGAAAAAGATAGAGCTGATTTGAAAAAAATGTATGGAGATAAAAAGTGA
- a CDS encoding TonB-dependent receptor plug domain-containing protein, with protein sequence MKKFLVFLILTLLLFAKENNLLKQLSKDIENIGQIATISKENVFYQPFIVSVFKGKDLEKLGISNLKEALELIPGVDIATDNFDNKTAVFRGSNPYAYGQSKLFIDGIEVNDVMLDSYSSFMSFPINLIKRIEVIRGPGGKLDGVNAYAGSIYVITYAEKFKFDKKNDEVFLKFGSYRYKMGGFKKYYKNNDFEIFTDFYYQRDDKYIKNGYDAANTGIYGVNKALTREDDAPLWLRNYSLGMSMKYKKFSLKERFDYYKKGMAYGSNYMYPRDEDYFKHPISYLEASYKDRFKSLYTTIKAGIKWDDFHMLTRAAYEGFVNNKLNNPNEIIVYKNGFFAEDETRQRTLYQSTFFEYKEIPKHKIKFGYIISKEETYFQMTKNTDRDDENNTQLVDYSESYPFFDEDAKRYGYILSIEDKFKYNDSISLIYGLNLENNTHIDLQINPRITLLYKKDDQNIFKFMYSRSHRSPSWQELYTKNNRSRVGNKDLKPEIVNAFEISYVKRFSIDSYFQTNLFYLINKDQINKINEDNQYRNAQDTDIYGFETEYMGMINDKTKLYLNYSFVYGKDNDGNSLPNVAKHMAKAFLIREITPEFDINFIGKYVGKKNRYYYDYREKLDDYLSFDLSLNYTNLKNKYTINFALKNIFDEDIRYPSEPYTYDDDYRQEGRHFLISFNKEF encoded by the coding sequence GTGAAAAAATTTTTAGTATTTTTAATTCTTACTTTATTACTGTTTGCTAAAGAGAATAATCTTTTAAAGCAGCTAAGTAAAGATATTGAAAATATTGGCCAAATTGCAACTATCTCAAAAGAGAATGTTTTTTATCAGCCCTTTATTGTTTCTGTGTTTAAAGGAAAAGATTTAGAAAAACTTGGTATTTCAAATCTAAAAGAGGCTTTAGAACTTATACCGGGTGTTGATATTGCAACTGATAATTTTGATAACAAAACTGCAGTTTTTAGAGGTTCCAATCCATACGCATATGGCCAATCAAAACTTTTTATAGATGGAATAGAAGTAAATGATGTTATGCTTGATTCTTATAGCTCTTTCATGAGTTTTCCAATAAATCTTATTAAAAGAATTGAAGTTATTAGAGGTCCAGGTGGAAAACTTGATGGGGTAAATGCCTATGCTGGATCAATTTATGTAATAACTTATGCTGAAAAATTTAAATTTGATAAAAAAAATGATGAAGTTTTCTTAAAATTTGGCTCATACAGATATAAAATGGGAGGATTTAAAAAATATTATAAAAATAATGATTTTGAAATTTTTACAGATTTTTATTATCAAAGAGATGATAAATATATAAAAAATGGGTATGATGCGGCAAATACTGGCATATATGGAGTTAATAAAGCATTAACAAGAGAAGATGATGCTCCATTGTGGCTAAGAAACTATTCACTTGGTATGAGTATGAAATATAAAAAATTTTCTTTAAAAGAGAGATTTGATTATTATAAAAAAGGGATGGCATATGGCTCAAATTATATGTATCCTAGAGATGAAGACTATTTTAAACATCCAATATCATATTTAGAAGCTTCATATAAAGATAGATTTAAATCTTTATATACAACAATAAAAGCAGGTATTAAATGGGACGATTTTCATATGTTAACAAGAGCAGCTTATGAAGGTTTTGTGAATAACAAATTAAATAATCCTAATGAAATTATAGTTTATAAAAATGGCTTTTTTGCAGAGGATGAAACAAGACAAAGAACTCTTTATCAATCAACTTTTTTTGAATATAAAGAGATTCCAAAACATAAGATAAAGTTTGGATATATAATCTCTAAAGAAGAGACATATTTTCAAATGACTAAAAATACAGATAGAGATGATGAAAACAATACTCAACTTGTTGATTATAGTGAAAGTTATCCATTTTTTGATGAAGATGCAAAAAGGTATGGATATATTTTATCAATTGAAGATAAATTTAAATATAATGATTCAATTTCATTAATTTATGGATTAAATTTAGAAAACAATACCCATATTGATCTTCAGATAAATCCAAGAATAACTCTGCTTTATAAAAAAGATGATCAAAATATATTTAAATTTATGTATAGTAGATCTCATAGATCACCATCTTGGCAGGAACTCTATACAAAAAATAATAGATCAAGAGTAGGAAATAAAGATTTAAAACCAGAAATTGTAAATGCATTTGAGATCTCTTATGTTAAAAGATTTTCAATTGATAGCTATTTTCAAACAAATCTATTTTATTTAATAAATAAAGATCAAATCAATAAAATAAATGAGGATAATCAATATAGAAATGCCCAAGATACAGATATATATGGATTTGAAACTGAATATATGGGTATGATTAATGATAAAACAAAGCTGTATCTAAACTACTCTTTTGTTTATGGAAAAGATAATGATGGAAACAGTTTGCCAAATGTTGCAAAACATATGGCAAAAGCATTTTTAATTAGAGAAATTACACCAGAGTTTGATATTAATTTTATAGGGAAATATGTAGGTAAAAAGAATAGATATTATTATGATTATAGGGAAAAACTTGATGATTATTTATCTTTTGATTTAAGTTTAAACTATACAAATCTAAAAAATAAATATACTATCAATTTTGCACTGAAAAATATATTTGATGAAGATATAAGATATCCTTCTGAACCATATACTTATGATGATGATTATAGACAAGAGGGAAGGCATTTTTTAATATCATTTAATAAAGAGTTTTGA